The following coding sequences lie in one Aspergillus luchuensis IFO 4308 DNA, chromosome 8, nearly complete sequence genomic window:
- a CDS encoding uncharacterized protein (COG:E;~EggNog:ENOG410PW6R;~InterPro:IPR002293;~PFAM:PF00324,PF13520;~SMCOG1038:phenylalanine-specific permease;~TransMembrane:10 (i42-62o74-96i124-143o163-182i194-214o269-291i371-390o396-417i437-454o466-485i);~antiSMASH:Cluster_8.11;~go_component: GO:0016020 - membrane [Evidence IEA];~go_function: GO:0022857 - transmembrane transporter activity [Evidence IEA];~go_process: GO:0055085 - transmembrane transport [Evidence IEA]), with amino-acid sequence MGRDTISQVTVETDASRSHHESPKDNERLTVNENHVLQERRIGVLGAISLVVNKIVGAGIFSTPSTIFKLSGSVGLSLILWVVAGIISACGALVMLEFGSGMPRSGGIKVYLERCFSPKQMQTCIYLFFCLFLQVSASNAITASEYLLSAAGVDSTTWKERGLAIAAVSFAVGVHTCAPRLGRAMQDLLSMVKLFTLLFIVCTGFAALAGHRRIPNPHNFDLKTSFEGTSKNGYDIGTALLDAIFSYQGYDNVNAVLSEVKNPERTLRIALPSAMGIITVLYVLANVAYFAGVSKEEFRSANVTIAASLFRNVFGETAATRALPALVALSAIGHLLGVAFVVPRLLQELAKDGITPFPDIMMQNRPFKTPIAALFVHLCVTILFICAPPAGDAFSFVIGLSSYPMCALLTAITVGLVKMRLTTSEGWSSSYTAPWPVIVFYLAANVFLLVMPFVPPNSSTSSIPYWLSPVVALGILGLGVIYYLLRFVLSPWVFGYSLRPVTKDLTDGSRVVRYRMQRNSSHEGTAEISY; translated from the exons ATGGGCCGCGACACGATTTCCCAAGTGACAGTCGAGACGGATGCGTCTCGCTCTCACCATGAAAGTCCCAAGGATAACGAGAGACTCACAGTCAACGAGAACCATGTACTTCAAGAACGGAGGATTGGTGTGCTGGGAGCCATCTCTCTGGTTGTTAACAAGATAGTTGGCGCTGG AATCTTCTCTACACCCTCAACTATCTTCAAGCTCTCTGGCAGTGTAGGATTGTCGCTGATACTCTGGGTGGTGGCCGGAATCATCTCTGCCTGTGGTGCCCTGGTGATGCTGGAATTCGGCAGCGGGATGCCTCGATCGGGAGGCATCAAGGTGTATCTGGAGCGATGCTTCTCTCCGAAGCAGATGCAGACTTGCatctatcttttcttctgtttgTTCTTACAGGTCTCTGCAAGCAATGCGATCACTGCCTCGGAGTATCTCCTATCAGCTGCTGGGGTAGACTCCACGACCTGGAAGGAACGAGGGCTAGCAATAGCGGCCGTATCATTTGCTGTCGGCGTCCACACCTGTGCTCCCCGGCTCGGGCGCGCAATGCAGGATTTGCTGAGCATGGTCAAGCTCTTCACATTACTGTTCATCGTGTGTACTGGATTCGCAGCTTTGGCTGGCCATCGGCGCATCCCCAACCCTCACAACTTCGACCTGAAAACATCCTTTGAAGGCACTTCGAAGAACGGATATGACATCGGTACGGCTCTGCTGGACGCGATATTTTCGTACCAAGGGTACGATAATGTGAATGCGGTCCTCTCCGAGGTAAAGAACCCGGAACGCACCCTCCGCATCGCACTCCCATCCGCCATGGGGATCATCACGGTGTTGTACGTTCTCGCTAATGTCGCCTAT TTCGCTGGTGTATCCAAAGAAGAATTCCGATCAGCCAACGTCACGATTGCTGCCAGCCTATTCCGCAATGTGTTCGGTGAGACAGCCGCAACGCGAGCCCTACCCGCTCTTGTAGCTTTGTCCGCTATCGGCCACTTGTTGGGAGTTGCGTTTGTCGTCC CGCGCTTGCTGCAAGAGTTAGCGAAAGACGGCATCACCCCATTTCCAGACATCATGATGCAGAACCGACCGTTCAAGACCCCGATCGCAGCACTATTCGTCCATCTCTGCGTCACGATTCTATTTATCTGTGCTCCACCAGCAGGGGATGCTTTTTCATTCGTCATTGGTCTTTCCTCGTATCCCATGTGCGCCCTCTTGACTGCCATTACGGTGGGTCTGGTGAAGATGCGATTGACTACATCCGAGGGGTGGTCGTCGTCCTACACTGCGCCATGGCCGGTCATTGTGTTCTACTTAGCCGCCAATGTT TTCCTCTTGGTCATGCCTTTTGTTCCGCCAAATTCGAGCACATCGAGTATTCCTTACTGGCTTAGTCCGGTAGTAGCCCTGGGGATTCTTGGGCTGGGTGTGATATACTATCTACTCAGATTTGTTCTGTCGCCATGGGTGTTTGGCTACAGTCTTCGTCCAGTGACCAAGGATTTGACTGATGGCTCGCGGGTCGTACGCTATCGCATGCAGAGGAATAGTTCTCATGAGGGGACTGCCGAAATATCTTACTAA
- a CDS encoding SDR family oxidoreductase (COG:Q;~EggNog:ENOG410PM3X;~InterPro:IPR036291,IPR002347;~PFAM:PF08659,PF00106,PF13561;~SMCOG1001:short-chain dehydrogenase/reductase SDR;~antiSMASH:Cluster_8.11;~go_process: GO:0055114 - oxidation-reduction process [Evidence IEA]) produces the protein MLCFDETFLGYTPTIHHDTYAPISTSHHEGQAILVSGASRGIGRAIALSFAKGGAAAIALIARNNLDETEAEIHKVAKDAGHEKPNVLKLQLDITDECAVKKAAEKVKLCFGRLDILVNNAGRLHALCPILESDTQEWWKTLEVNLKGTYLVTRFFLNLVLQGQQKTIVITSSIGAISEGHGMSSYQISKTALLRLSDFLMHKVGNQGVLAFCIHPGIVMTKLAEVIPESERDIFVDNPRLCGDTISWLTEERRDWLAGRLISVNWDMLELNARREEIIRGDKLKLRFTF, from the exons ATGCTTTGTTTTGACGAAACCT TTTTGGGTTACacacccaccatccaccacgaTACATACGCCCCGATCTCCACTAGTCACCATGAAGGCCAAGCAATTCTCGTTTCGGGAGCCTCACGTGGAATCGGCCGAGCTATTGCGCTTTCCTTTGCCAAGGGAGGAGCCGCAGCTATCGCTCTGATCGCACGAAACAATCTCGATGAGACAGAAGCGGAGATCCACAAAGTGGCGAAAGATGCAGGACACGAGAAGCCAAACGTCTTAAAGCTCCAGTTAGATATTACCGACGAATGCGCTGTTAAGAAAGCCGCTGAGAAGGTCAAACTGTGTTTCGGTCGCCTGGATATTCTAGTCAACAATGCTGGCCGCCTGCATGCTCTCTGCCCCATACTGGAAAGCGACACGCAGGAATGGTGGAAGACACTAGAGGTGAACCTCAAGGGGACATACCTTGTGACTCGGTTTTTCCTCAATCTAGTCCTTCAGGGACAGCAGAAAACAATTGTGATCACCAGTTCCATTGGCGCTATATCGGAAGGTCATGGGATGTCGTCCTACCAGATTAGCAAAACTGCGTTGCTCCGCCTGTCAGACTTCCTGATGCACAAGGTTGGCAATCAGGGTGTCCTGGCCTTTTGCATACACCCTGGGATAGTCATGACTAAGCTTGCTGAAGTTATTCCTGAGAGTGAGCGAGATATATTCGTCGACAACCCCAGATTGTGTGGAGATACTATCTCTTGGCTTACTGAAGAACGTCGGGACTGGTTGGCTGGGCGTTTGATCAGTGTCAATTGGGATATGTTGGAGCTGAATGCTCGCCGGGAGGAAATTATCCGGGGAGACAAGCTCAAATTGAGGTTCACGTTTTGA